One stretch of Cervus canadensis isolate Bull #8, Minnesota chromosome 5, ASM1932006v1, whole genome shotgun sequence DNA includes these proteins:
- the SLC66A3 gene encoding solute carrier family 66 member 3 has protein sequence METLLWLCNWSTLGVCAALKLPQISAVLGARSSRGISLPSLLLELAGFLVFLRYQCYYEYPLLTYLEYPILIAQDLILLLCVFHFNGDVRRAAPYIIACVSAWFILTLQQWILDLAMNLCTFISAASKFAQLQYLWKSRDSGAVSALTWSLASYTCAARIMTTLITTNDLTILIRFVIMLALNIWVTATILHYRKTDIKSE, from the exons ATGGAGACGCTGCTGTGGTTGTGCAACTGGAGCACGCTGGGCGTGTGCGCGGCGCTCAAGCTGCCGCAGATCTCGGCCGTGCTGGGGGCGCGCAGCTCGCGGGGCATCAGCCTCCCGAGCCTGCTGCTGGAGCTGGCGGG gttCCTGGTCTTCCTCCGGTACCAGTGTTACTATGAGTACCCCCTGCTGACATACCTGGAGTACCCCATCCTCATCGCACAAG ATCTCATCCTCCTGCTGTGTGTCTTCCACTTCAACGGGGATGTGAGACGGGCAGCGCCATACATCATCGC CTGTGTGTCTGCTTGGTTCATCCTCACTCTGCAGCAGTGGATCCTAGATCTGGCCATG AATTTATGCACTTTCATCAGTGCAGCCAGTAAGTTTGCCCAGCTCCAGTACCTGTGGAAGAGCAGGGACTCAGGAGCTGTGAGCGCTCTGACGTGGAGCCTCGCTTCTTATACCTGTGCAG cAAGAATAATGACAACTTTAATAACCACCAATGATCTTACAa TTCTTATACGTTTCGTGATCATGCTGGCCTTAAATATATGGGTAACTGCTACAATACTTCACTACCGGAAGACCGATATAAAGTCTGAATGA
- the C5H2orf50 gene encoding uncharacterized protein C2orf50 homolog gives MQESSLSSGRSLSLSLLNTHTHTHSYTLAPMGSRPTPGLQRTTSAGYPLPSTRPPASVPSTAPGGPVVGRGPTGGPQAPKAKRSALGAEGVQRDQLWRELLEAEKRSQQRWAQNWSFLKDYDPMGNKKEPVKLPDYVPRFSDTVPSSTNRAVGSRVDTPLGKTLIGLDFFFVQGARKKKLEEELQPI, from the exons ATGCAGGAAAGCTCTCTGAGCTCAGGcaggagtctctctctctctctcttaaacacacacacacacacgcactcttACACACTTGCACCCATGGGAAGCCGCCCCACCCCTGGACTCCAGAGAACTACATCAGCTGGGTACCCATTGCCTTCAACCAGGCCTCCAGCCTCAGTCCCGTCCACTGCCCCAGGAGGCCCTGTGGTGGGCAGGGGTCCCACGGGTGGCCCCCAGGCCCCGAAGGCCAAGCGGTCAGCCCTGGGGGCTGAGGGTGTGCAGCGGGACCAGCTGTGGAGGGAGCTGCTGGAGGCCGAGAAGAGGAGCCAGCAGCGCTG GGCTCAGAACTGGAGTTTCCTGAAAGACTATGACCCCATG GGTAACAAGAAGGAGCCCGTGAAGCTGCCAGACTACGTGCCTCGCTTCTCTGACACGGTCCCCAGTTCCACGAACCGGGCCGTGGGCAGCCGGGTGGACACTCCTCTGGGGAAAACCCTCATCGGCCTTGACTTCTTCTTCGTGCAAGGAGCCCGGAAGAAGAAGCTGGAAGAGGAGCTGCAGCCCATCTAG